The following proteins come from a genomic window of Miscanthus floridulus cultivar M001 chromosome 2, ASM1932011v1, whole genome shotgun sequence:
- the LOC136539373 gene encoding putative glycine-rich cell wall structural protein 1: MASTKVSLFLALNLLLFAAANACPYCPGNNGHGSGGHHGGSGHGGGGSGGYGGGSGPGEGSSGGSWGGNGGGPGSGGGGYGPIAGGGSGGGIGPIGGGGGGIGPIGGGSGGGYGPIGGGGGGGGSGNDGTSGWYGHCPTNALKLGVCANVLDLIKAKAGVPVNEECCPLLNGLVELDAAVCLCTAIKANVLGLNLNIPINLSLVLNFCGKGVPTGFKCA; this comes from the coding sequence ATGGCGTCCACCAAGGTGTCACTGTTCCTCGCCCTCAACCTCCTGCTCTTCGCGGCGGCCAACGCCTGCCCTTACTGCCCGGGCAACAATGGCCACGGCAGCGGCGGCCACCATGGCGGCAGcgggcatggcggcggcggcagcggcggctacGGTGGCGGCAGCGGGCCGGGTGAGGGAAGTAGCGGCGGCAGCTGGGGAGGCAATGGCGGCGGGCCGGGTAGTGGCGGCGGAGGGTACGGCCCGATCGctggcggtggcagcggcggtgggATAGGCCCGAttggtggaggtggcggtgggaTCGGACCCATCGGAGGCGGCAGCGGTGGCGGGTACGGCCCCatcggtggaggtggcggcggcggcggcagtggcaacGACGGCACGAGCGGGTGGTACGGCCACTGCCCGACGAACGCGCTGAAGCTCGGCGTGTGCGCCAACGTGTTGGACCTGATCAAGGCGAAGGCCGGCGTGCCGGTGAACGAGGAGTGCTGCCCGCTGCTGAACGGGCTCGTGGAGCTGGACGCTGCCGTGTGCCTCTGCACGGCCATCAAGGCCAACGTGCTGGGGCTCAACCTCAACATCCCCATCAACCTCAGCCTCGTCCTCAACTTCTGCGGCAAGGGCGTCCCCACGGGCTTCAAGTGCGCGTAA